TTATTTTGAAGATATTCACGTGCATATTCGGGTACCCAAACCGAATTGTAATATCTTGCCAATTGCCCAGACAGGGTTGTTTTTCCAGTAGATTCTGGTCCAAATAACACTACTTTGATGCAGTTTGAGGGTTCTTGTTTATATTTTTCTTCCATAAAAAATAAGCTTGAATCGCTAAAATTGTAAAAATAAAATACTGAAACGAAAGCATTCCCCAACCTCTATAGGCGTAAAGCGGAATGCTAATAATATCTGCTATAATCCAAAGTGTCCAACTTTCAATTTTCTTTTTAGCCATATACCACATAGCCGTAAAAAACATGCCTGAAGTAAGCATATCAACATAGTTTGAGGTTGTTATTTCCCCACCAAAAACGCTATAAACCAAATACGTAAACCCGATGGTTAAAATAAACAACCCAAGCCCAATCATTTTCTCATTGGTGTTTGTCCTTGAAATTTTAACTACTTTCTCGTTATTTATAGTTCTTGACCAATTCCACCAACCATAAATACTCATTATAGAAAAGTAAAAATTCATCATCATATCGCCATACAGTTTATCTTTTAGCAAAAGATAGACAGAAATGATTGTTGCAATTAATCCTGTAGGATACACTAAAATATTTTCTTTTTTAGCATACCAAACGCTTGTTATACCTGTAACTAAAACAATGGCTTCTAAAATAATGACAAGGGTATCTTTATCTTTATATGTGTTTAAGAAAAAATCAAAAAACTGATTCATTTTAGTATCTATCTAGTGTTACTCGATAATCGAGATTTGAATGCTCCGTGGCTTGCCTCAAATTTTTAATGTTCTTCCTATAAATGCCTCGTGGGCTTGCCCGAGGTAATTGACCATTTTCAAATAATTGAGGCTCTAAATATACTGTGTTTTCATTCAAGAGAAAAATATACATTTCTTCCCCAAAAACTATTCATCGTAGCTTTCTAAAATTGAGCCTAATATGAATGACTATTAAACGCAAACAAAATCAAAAATTTCATAACCAAACTTTTAAAGCCATAACAGGCAAACAAACACTTACACCTTTATTTTCAATATATTATCTTATAGATTTTAGAAGGTATAACAGGATAGAGCAGGATAGCCTCATTAAATGGAAAGTCTACATTTGTTTATAAGCAATAAACTAAAAACAACCAAACTAAACCATTTCTTATGACAAAAAAACTACTTAAAAACACGGCAATAAAAAGAACCTTAATTGCTTATTTTAAAAATAGCCTACTCCTTTTAGCTTTTATACTAACAGTAACACCTGTAATAGCCCAAAAGCAAATGGAAAACTTAAATCGTGGTGTACTGGCTGTACGTACTTCTTCCAATCAAGTATTGGTAAGTTGGCGTATTTTTGGTTCAGAATTCACAAACGCTTCTTATAACGTTTACAGAGGCACAACGCTATTAAATAACATACCAATAACTGGCGCAAGTAATTATATAGATAATACATCTACCAACGGCACTTATAGCGTATCTGCCATCATAGATGGTATTGAACAAGAAGTTTCCCAACCCATAGACGTTTGGAATAAAATATATAAAAAAATACCTATAACCGCTCCTGCAGGAGGAATCTCTCCCGCTGCCTGTAATATCGACGACCCCATACCGTACACTTATGAAGCCAATGATGCTTCTGTTGGAGATTTAGATGGCGATGGCGAATATGAAATCATTTTAAAATGGATGCCTACCAATTCTAAAGACAATGCACATTGTGGTTACACAGGTAACACCATTTTACAAGGATTAAAACTGGATGGCACCGTATTATGGACCATAGATTTAGGCAAGAACATCCGTTCAGGCGCACACTATACGCAATTTTTAGTTTATGATTTTGACGGTGATGGAAAGGCAGAAATTGCTTGCAAAACAGCCGATGGAACTATTGATGGCGTTGGAACGGTCTTAGGCGATGCCAATGCCGACTACCGCAATACAAGTGGTTATATTTTATCCGGACCGGAGTATGTAAGCCTTTTTGACGGTGAAACCGGAGCTTTTATTACCACACAAAACTACATACCTGATAGAGGCAACGTATCTAGTTGGGGTGATAGTTACGGAAATAGAGTGGATCGATTTTTAGCATGTGTGGCTTATCTTGATGGCGTAAGACCTAGTTTGGTTTTTGCCAGAGGCTATTATACACGTGTAGTACTGGCGGCTTTTGATTACAGAGATGGCCAATTAACAAATCGTTGGGTATTTGACACAAATGATGGAGGTGGCAAAGAAGCCGTTTATGGCCAAGGAAACCATAGCATAACTGTAGGCGATGTTGACGGTGATGGAAAAGACGAAATTCAATATGGGTCTGCCGCCATAGATGATGATGGTACTGTTTTATATTCTACAGGTTTTGGACATGGCGATGCCAGTCATTTAGGAGATTTTGATCCGTCTCGTGAAGGTTTGGAATATTTTATGGTTCATGAAGAAGCAGATAGACCCGAAGTACCACAAATAGATTACAGAGACCCTAGAACAGGTGACGTATTTTGGAGCGTTGCAGGTAGTGGAGATATAGGCAGAGGTGTTATAGCAGATATTGATCCCAATCATTTGGGAGCCGAAATGTGGGCATCAAATGGTTCGGGAATACACAACCTTAGCGGCACTATCATTTCAACAACATACCCAGAAACGGCAGGTAATGGATCAACTTTCAATATGCTTGCTTGGTTCGACGGAGACTTATTAAGAGAACTAGTGGATAGAACAGTTATTACCAAATGGAATGCAACTACAGGTAGCACAGACCGAACTTTAACAGCTTATAGTTATGATAATGTTTCTGTTACAAGCAACAATGGCTCTAAGTCCAATCCGTGTTTAATTGCCGATATATTAGGTGATTGGCGAGAAGAAATCATTTGGAGAAAATCGGATAATACAGAGCTTGTTATTTTTTCAACACCCAATCCAACAACCGAACGTATTTTTACCTTAATGCACGACCCTATATATCGTACCAGTATTGCCTGGCAAAACGTAGGTTACAATCAACCTGCACATACAGGTTTCTATTTAGGCGTTGGTATGCCAACACCTGCTGTTCCTAATATTTATATAGCTAATAGCACGCTTTCAATTGAAGAAAGCGGTACAAAAAACAGTTCGTCAATAAAAACATATCCAAATCCAACCACTGGTGAATTATATATTTCCGGAGTATACAGTGGTACTATCGAAGTGTATGATAGTATGGGTAAATCTTTAATTAAAAAAAGTTCAAATACGATTAATAGCGTAGACTTAAGCACCTACCCTAAAGGTTTGTATTTAGTGAAAATAACGCAAGAAACTGGGGTAAAGGTATTTAAAACTATATTAAAGTAACTTTTCGGATTGAACTCAAACATACTTGTAAATGAAACAGGAATCACTAATAATTGAATTACAAATACCTTTCTCTCCTAAAAAAGATTACTTTTCTTTTTGGAGAATGACCTTTCTTTATCTTGTTTTCACGCTTATATTTATGCCTGTAACGGCTCAAAAGCAAATGGAAGATTTAGATAGAAGTGTGTTGGCTGTTAGAAAAAACAGCAACGAGGTTTTAGTAAGTTGGCGCATTTTTGCTTCAGAATTTGAAAATGCTTCATACAATGTATATAGAGGTACTTCCCTATTAAACACCACACCAATTACTGGAGCTAGCAACTATACCGATACCATAAGTTCAAACGAAACATATAGTGTATCGGTCATTATAAATGGTACAGAACAAAAAATGTCAAAACCAAAAGACGTTTGGAACACTATCTACAAAACAATTCCTATTTCTGCTCCTGAGGGAGGAACATCGCCTGACGGTAGGGATTATATTTATGAAGCCAATGACGCCTCTGTTGGCGATTTAGATGGTGATGGTGAATATGAACTGGTACTAAAATGGATGCCTTCGAATTCACACGACAATTCCCATAGAGGCTATACAGGTAATACCATTTTACAAGGATTAAAACTGGATGGCACCGTATTATGGACCATAGATTTAGGCAAGAACATCCGTTCAGGCGCACACTATACGCAATTTTTAGTTTATGATTTTGACGGTGATGGAAAGGCAGAAATAGCATGCAAAACTGCAGATGGCACTGTTGATGGAGTAGGAACTGTTTTAGGTGATGCCTCAGCAGACTTTAGAACTCCTAATGGTTACATCTTATCTGGCCCCGAATATTTGAGTCTTTTTTCTGGTGAAACAGGAACTTTTATAGCAACACAAGATTATATTCCTGTAAGAGGAGACATCTCCGATTGGGGTGACAGTTACGGAAATAGAGTGGATCGGTTTTTAGCATGTGTGGCGTATCTTGACGGAAAACGTCCTAGTTTAGTATTCGCCAGAGGTTATTACACACGTACCGTTTTAGCCGCTTATGACTATAGAGATGGTAAACTAACAAATCGATGGGCATTCGACACCAATAAAAAAGGCAACGAAGCATATTTTGGGCAAGGGAACCACAGCATCACTGTTGGAGATGTTGATGGTGATGGAAAAGATGAAATACAATATGGATCTTGTGCTATTGATGATGATGGCACAGGCCTATATTCCACAGGTTTTGGACATGGCGATGCGAGTCATTTAGGAGATTTTGATCCTACTCGTGAAGGTTTGGAATATTTTATGACGCATGAAGTAGCCAATGGCAAAAATATTCCCGCTATAGACTATAGAGACCCCAAAACAGGTGAGGTATTATGGAGTGTTGCAGGAAAAGGCGATTTTGGAAGAGGTGTTACAGCCGACATTGACCCGAACCATATAGGTACTGAAAGTTGGGCGTCTAACGGTTCTGGAGTGCATAATGCTAAAGGCGAGGTCATCTCTACAACATACCCTTCAACAGGTAGAAGAGGTGCTAGTTTTAATATGTTTGCCTGGTGGGATGGCGATTTATTACGTGAAATAGTAGATAAAACAGTCATTGCAAAATGGCATCCCGATACTAAAAGTTCAGAGATACTGCTTACAGCTTATAATTATGACAACATGAGCTTAAAAAGCAATAATGGTACAAAATCCAATCCTTGTTTAATTGCCGATATATTAGGAGATTGGAGAGAAGAAATTATCTGGCGAAATTCAAACAACACCGAATTGGTTATATTTTCAACACCATATAGCACCACAGAGCGTATTTTCACCTTGATGCATGATCCGCTATATCGCACCAGTATTGCATGGCAAAATGTAGGATATAATCAACCTGCACATACTGGCTTTTATTTAGGACATGGCATGACAACACCCAAAACCCCTAATATTTATTTAGCTAAAAAGCCAATGAAGCCTCAGTCAAAAAAATAGTGTC
This genomic window from Mariniflexile sp. TRM1-10 contains:
- the pnuC gene encoding nicotinamide riboside transporter PnuC translates to MNQFFDFFLNTYKDKDTLVIILEAIVLVTGITSVWYAKKENILVYPTGLIATIISVYLLLKDKLYGDMMMNFYFSIMSIYGWWNWSRTINNEKVVKISRTNTNEKMIGLGLFILTIGFTYLVYSVFGGEITTSNYVDMLTSGMFFTAMWYMAKKKIESWTLWIIADIISIPLYAYRGWGMLSFQYFIFTILAIQAYFLWKKNINKNPQTASK
- a CDS encoding rhamnogalacturonan lyase family protein, producing the protein MTKKLLKNTAIKRTLIAYFKNSLLLLAFILTVTPVIAQKQMENLNRGVLAVRTSSNQVLVSWRIFGSEFTNASYNVYRGTTLLNNIPITGASNYIDNTSTNGTYSVSAIIDGIEQEVSQPIDVWNKIYKKIPITAPAGGISPAACNIDDPIPYTYEANDASVGDLDGDGEYEIILKWMPTNSKDNAHCGYTGNTILQGLKLDGTVLWTIDLGKNIRSGAHYTQFLVYDFDGDGKAEIACKTADGTIDGVGTVLGDANADYRNTSGYILSGPEYVSLFDGETGAFITTQNYIPDRGNVSSWGDSYGNRVDRFLACVAYLDGVRPSLVFARGYYTRVVLAAFDYRDGQLTNRWVFDTNDGGGKEAVYGQGNHSITVGDVDGDGKDEIQYGSAAIDDDGTVLYSTGFGHGDASHLGDFDPSREGLEYFMVHEEADRPEVPQIDYRDPRTGDVFWSVAGSGDIGRGVIADIDPNHLGAEMWASNGSGIHNLSGTIISTTYPETAGNGSTFNMLAWFDGDLLRELVDRTVITKWNATTGSTDRTLTAYSYDNVSVTSNNGSKSNPCLIADILGDWREEIIWRKSDNTELVIFSTPNPTTERIFTLMHDPIYRTSIAWQNVGYNQPAHTGFYLGVGMPTPAVPNIYIANSTLSIEESGTKNSSSIKTYPNPTTGELYISGVYSGTIEVYDSMGKSLIKKSSNTINSVDLSTYPKGLYLVKITQETGVKVFKTILK
- a CDS encoding rhamnogalacturonan lyase, encoding MKQESLIIELQIPFSPKKDYFSFWRMTFLYLVFTLIFMPVTAQKQMEDLDRSVLAVRKNSNEVLVSWRIFASEFENASYNVYRGTSLLNTTPITGASNYTDTISSNETYSVSVIINGTEQKMSKPKDVWNTIYKTIPISAPEGGTSPDGRDYIYEANDASVGDLDGDGEYELVLKWMPSNSHDNSHRGYTGNTILQGLKLDGTVLWTIDLGKNIRSGAHYTQFLVYDFDGDGKAEIACKTADGTVDGVGTVLGDASADFRTPNGYILSGPEYLSLFSGETGTFIATQDYIPVRGDISDWGDSYGNRVDRFLACVAYLDGKRPSLVFARGYYTRTVLAAYDYRDGKLTNRWAFDTNKKGNEAYFGQGNHSITVGDVDGDGKDEIQYGSCAIDDDGTGLYSTGFGHGDASHLGDFDPTREGLEYFMTHEVANGKNIPAIDYRDPKTGEVLWSVAGKGDFGRGVTADIDPNHIGTESWASNGSGVHNAKGEVISTTYPSTGRRGASFNMFAWWDGDLLREIVDKTVIAKWHPDTKSSEILLTAYNYDNMSLKSNNGTKSNPCLIADILGDWREEIIWRNSNNTELVIFSTPYSTTERIFTLMHDPLYRTSIAWQNVGYNQPAHTGFYLGHGMTTPKTPNIYLAKKPMKPQSKK